Proteins encoded by one window of Nocardioides euryhalodurans:
- a CDS encoding RNA-binding protein: MLAEALEHLVRGVVAHPDDVSVRDKQLRRGSILEVRVHPEDLGKVIGRGGRTATAFRTVVSALAGRGGARIDFVDVDRRR, translated from the coding sequence ATGCTCGCCGAGGCACTCGAGCACCTCGTGCGCGGCGTCGTCGCCCATCCGGACGACGTGAGCGTGCGTGACAAGCAGCTGCGTCGCGGCTCGATCCTGGAGGTCCGGGTCCACCCCGAGGACCTCGGCAAGGTGATCGGCCGCGGCGGACGGACGGCGACCGCGTTCCGTACCGTCGTCTCGGCCCTCGCCGGCCGTGGCGGCGCTCGGATCGACTTCGTGGACGTCGACCGACGTCGTTGA